A single genomic interval of Croceibacter atlanticus HTCC2559 harbors:
- a CDS encoding O-antigen ligase family protein, which yields MMQFSSKNWFYLGCLVMMCSILLPFDKKPLAIGVFALFALITIIKNKLKFNLKFFLINACVSILFLISLLYTENLDTGFKKIEQTASLLVFPWYFAFLVNSKYKLYGNSKVLYKLLYAFILSAILLNLYYFLYFYFTEFTFADVLYHYSHLIDDKIEGYMIHPIYLSMHLCLSLIFLMFIPLKRNILNFTIRGLLVFLIVFFMFLMSKKGPMIAIGLIALFYFFKHNKSSLIRGLGVSIICLCVCFLFINDRANRNFKELFSIDTIENNVTSTNIRYSIYKNAIVIFKEEPLIGYGIGDSKNTLFEKNKETSDLLFAGQYNTHNQYLSFLLALGIIGTTIIIICYIIVFKNQKSKNNYLAIYTIAFYALVMLTENILERQDGVIYFSYFSCFLQTISTQELPWRKNNV from the coding sequence TATTGCCTTTTGACAAAAAGCCATTAGCCATTGGTGTTTTTGCTCTTTTTGCTCTCATTACTATAATAAAGAATAAATTAAAATTTAATCTCAAGTTTTTTTTAATAAATGCTTGTGTCTCAATACTTTTTTTAATTAGCCTCTTATATACTGAAAACCTTGACACCGGATTTAAAAAAATTGAGCAAACAGCATCACTATTAGTCTTTCCTTGGTATTTTGCTTTTTTAGTAAACTCTAAATACAAACTTTACGGTAACTCTAAAGTCCTTTATAAGTTATTATACGCATTTATCCTAAGTGCTATTTTACTTAACCTGTATTATTTCTTATACTTTTATTTTACAGAGTTTACGTTTGCTGACGTTTTATATCATTATTCTCATTTAATAGATGATAAGATTGAGGGTTATATGATTCATCCCATATACCTATCTATGCACTTGTGTCTTTCGCTTATATTTTTAATGTTTATACCTCTTAAACGAAATATTTTAAACTTTACAATAAGAGGTTTACTTGTGTTTCTTATAGTATTTTTTATGTTTTTAATGAGCAAGAAAGGACCAATGATAGCCATAGGTCTAATAGCTCTCTTTTATTTTTTTAAACACAACAAATCCTCATTAATTAGAGGTTTAGGAGTATCTATAATATGCCTTTGCGTATGCTTTCTTTTTATTAATGATAGAGCTAACAGAAACTTTAAAGAACTTTTTTCTATAGATACTATTGAGAACAATGTGACCTCAACTAACATTAGGTACTCTATCTATAAAAATGCTATAGTAATTTTTAAAGAAGAGCCATTAATTGGTTATGGTATTGGAGACTCTAAGAATACACTATTCGAAAAGAACAAAGAAACATCAGACCTATTATTTGCTGGGCAATATAATACTCACAATCAATATTTAAGTTTTCTACTTGCATTAGGTATAATAGGCACGACAATTATTATTATCTGTTACATAATAGTATTCAAAAATCAAAAATCAAAAAATAATTATTTGGCTATATATACTATTGCATTTTATGCTTTAGTAATGCTAACTGAAAATATTTTAGAACGCCAAGATGGTGTTATCTATTTCAGTTATTTTAGTTGTTTCTTACAAACAATATCAACACAAGAATTACCTTGGAGAAAAAACAACGTATAA
- a CDS encoding glycosyltransferase family 4 protein, with amino-acid sequence MEKKQRIIIIGPFPNPITGLSVANLTLYEGLLNKKYMVSKLDTSYSKFEDKTGSFSFDKLFFFITISFNIKCVLNNDVIYITIGQSFFGVLKYSFYILLGKLLSKEVIIHLHGNYLGDMHHNLSGLKKQLVKFILSKIDKAIVLSKSLKNNFTPFIDVSNIYVLTNFVSKDILLTNTEKEKLETINEPRIVFLGNLMTGKGIQYFFESLESLELEGFKFTAKCAGTMDSKKTVEYNKKIDSINSLEYLGVVRGEKKKQLLKWSNILICPSVMVEGLPLSILEAMATGNKIIATKQPALQDMFNNTQITFIKKESSFEISEAIKKVSKHSRAQEDIIKFNMNYIEKLTTLKFIEGFISIMNIENE; translated from the coding sequence TTGGAGAAAAAACAACGTATAATAATTATTGGGCCATTCCCTAACCCTATTACCGGTCTTTCTGTTGCCAACCTTACCTTATATGAGGGTTTGCTAAACAAGAAATATATGGTTTCTAAATTAGACACATCCTACTCTAAATTTGAAGATAAAACAGGTAGTTTTAGTTTTGATAAATTATTCTTTTTCATTACAATAAGTTTCAATATAAAATGTGTTTTAAACAATGATGTTATATATATAACCATTGGTCAAAGTTTCTTCGGGGTATTAAAATATAGCTTTTATATTTTACTAGGTAAATTATTGTCTAAAGAAGTAATTATTCACTTACACGGTAACTACCTGGGTGATATGCACCACAACCTTAGTGGTTTAAAAAAACAATTAGTAAAATTTATCTTATCTAAGATAGACAAAGCTATTGTACTTTCTAAGTCTTTAAAAAATAATTTCACTCCTTTTATTGATGTTTCAAATATATATGTATTAACTAATTTTGTATCTAAAGATATTCTACTCACTAATACTGAAAAGGAGAAATTAGAAACAATAAACGAACCTCGAATAGTTTTTTTAGGTAACTTGATGACAGGTAAGGGAATTCAGTATTTTTTTGAATCTCTAGAGAGTTTAGAGTTAGAAGGTTTTAAGTTTACCGCTAAGTGTGCTGGTACAATGGACTCAAAGAAAACTGTAGAATACAACAAAAAAATAGATAGCATTAATAGCCTTGAGTATCTTGGTGTTGTTAGAGGAGAAAAGAAAAAACAGCTTTTAAAATGGAGTAATATATTAATATGTCCTTCTGTAATGGTTGAAGGCTTACCATTATCTATTTTAGAAGCAATGGCTACTGGCAACAAAATAATTGCAACAAAGCAACCAGCGCTACAAGATATGTTTAATAACACTCAAATTACATTTATTAAAAAAGAATCGTCGTTTGAAATTTCAGAAGCTATAAAAAAAGTTTCTAAGCATTCTAGAGCACAAGAGGATATTATTAAATTTAATATGAATTATATAGAAAAACTTACAACTCTAAAGTTTATTGAGGGTTTTATAAGTATTATGAATATTGAAAATGAATGA
- a CDS encoding putative colanic acid biosynthesis acetyltransferase, which produces MNEFQKLDDYSTPNGFRGKSKVYVQFWWIAQSLLFKPSPQLFYGWRRFILRCFGAKIGKGVLIRSSVSIVYPWKVKIGDYSWIGDDVVLYSLGKINIGKHAVISQRSYLCTGSHDYLKRDFAIFAKPIHIKDECWLATDVYVAPNVTIGKGTVVGARSSVFKDLPKGKVCLGSPAKVIKNRSTATS; this is translated from the coding sequence ATGAATGAATTTCAAAAATTAGATGATTATAGTACTCCAAATGGTTTTAGAGGTAAATCAAAAGTTTACGTCCAGTTTTGGTGGATAGCACAATCGTTATTATTTAAACCATCTCCTCAATTATTTTATGGTTGGAGAAGATTTATTTTAAGATGCTTTGGCGCAAAAATTGGTAAAGGCGTTTTAATAAGATCAAGCGTTAGTATTGTATACCCATGGAAAGTTAAAATTGGCGATTACAGCTGGATAGGAGATGATGTTGTTTTATACTCTTTAGGAAAAATCAATATTGGAAAACACGCTGTCATTTCTCAAAGATCATATCTTTGCACAGGTTCTCATGACTATTTAAAAAGAGACTTTGCTATTTTTGCAAAACCTATACACATTAAAGATGAATGCTGGCTCGCAACAGATGTATATGTCGCACCAAATGTTACAATTGGAAAGGGTACCGTTGTTGGAGCAAGAAGCTCAGTATTTAAGGATTTGCCAAAAGGAAAAGTATGTTTAGGCAGTCCTGCAAAAGTTATAAAAAATAGAAGCACAGCAACATCATAA
- a CDS encoding UDP-glucuronic acid decarboxylase family protein: MPKRVLITGAAGFVGSHLCDKFINEGCHVIGMDNLITGDLKNIEHLFALENFEFYHHDVSKFVHVAGSLDYIMHFASPASPIDYLKIPIQTLKVGSLGTHNLLGLAKEKGARILIASTSEVYGDPKVHPQAETYYGNVNTIGPRGVYDEAKRFQESITMAYHRFHGLETRIARIFNTYGPRMRLNDGRVIPAFIGQALRGENLTVFGDGLQTRSFCYIDDQVEGLYSLLMSDYTDPVNIGNPEEITILDFAEEIIKLTNSDQKIIFKPLPTDDPLQRKPDITVAKRELSWSPKVSREDGMQKTYAYFKGLSEEELYRSEHKDFSKHIVK, translated from the coding sequence ATGCCAAAAAGAGTATTAATAACTGGTGCTGCCGGTTTTGTAGGATCACATCTTTGCGATAAATTTATAAACGAAGGTTGTCACGTTATTGGTATGGATAATCTCATAACTGGAGATTTAAAAAACATAGAACATCTATTTGCCTTAGAAAATTTTGAATTTTACCACCACGATGTTTCAAAATTTGTACACGTTGCAGGAAGTTTAGATTACATCATGCACTTTGCTTCTCCTGCAAGTCCTATAGATTATCTTAAAATTCCTATTCAAACATTAAAAGTAGGCTCTTTAGGAACCCACAATTTACTTGGCTTAGCTAAAGAAAAAGGTGCTCGCATATTAATTGCTTCAACTTCTGAGGTTTATGGAGACCCTAAAGTTCATCCTCAGGCAGAAACGTATTACGGTAACGTAAATACTATTGGACCAAGAGGCGTTTATGACGAAGCAAAACGCTTTCAAGAATCTATAACTATGGCCTATCACAGGTTTCATGGCTTAGAAACAAGAATTGCAAGGATTTTTAATACCTATGGCCCAAGAATGCGACTTAATGATGGTCGAGTAATACCTGCATTTATAGGACAGGCGTTAAGAGGTGAAAACCTCACAGTATTTGGCGATGGTTTACAAACCCGTTCATTTTGTTACATAGATGATCAAGTTGAAGGCTTGTATAGTTTATTAATGAGTGATTATACAGATCCTGTAAATATTGGTAATCCAGAAGAAATTACAATCTTAGATTTTGCTGAAGAAATTATTAAGCTAACAAACAGCGACCAGAAAATCATATTTAAGCCTTTACCAACAGACGATCCCTTACAAAGAAAACCAGATATTACCGTTGCTAAACGAGAGTTGTCTTGGTCTCCTAAAGTGTCTAGAGAAGATGGTATGCAAAAAACCTATGCGTATTTTAAAGGGTTAAGTGAAGAAGAGCTTTATAGAAGCGAACACAAAGACTTCTCTAAGCATATTGTAAAATAA
- a CDS encoding WcaI family glycosyltransferase — translation MGINFYPEDTAIGLYSTQLINYLVNKGYAVNVITGFPYYPQWEVWKSYKNNPNFIKEDINNITIYRYKQYVPNSPSFIKRILHILDFSFGSLINSFKIKSTDLVISIIPVTPSAGIGWLLKKRLNAKLWVHIQDFEFDAALQSGLTTKKKFSLKTPLFGLLFKVESWLLNKADITSTISNTMLEKLSAKTKSPTYFLPNWVDNEKIDKTYKKPHKYFSSNKFKILYSGNIGDKQDWDTFVQYASKLDKQRYELIVIGDGSKKAWLKENTKTLPQVSHYEPVPYEDLGHVLSSAQLHILFQKTEIVDTVMPSKILGMMGSSVPSLVTGSSLSEVKKTIQESEGGKYVDEAEFSINALLTYTECLFNDESYSQKIGENAKCYIISKFSKNVILKEMESRIATLLK, via the coding sequence ATTGGGATAAATTTTTATCCTGAAGACACTGCTATAGGTCTTTACTCTACACAACTCATAAATTACCTAGTTAACAAAGGGTATGCGGTAAATGTAATTACAGGTTTTCCATATTATCCACAATGGGAAGTTTGGAAATCTTATAAAAACAACCCTAATTTCATAAAAGAAGATATAAATAACATTACTATATATCGTTATAAACAGTATGTGCCTAATTCTCCGTCATTTATTAAACGTATCTTACATATATTAGATTTTAGCTTCGGCAGTTTAATCAATTCATTTAAAATAAAATCGACAGACCTTGTAATTTCAATAATACCTGTAACGCCATCAGCAGGTATAGGTTGGTTATTAAAAAAGAGATTAAATGCTAAATTATGGGTTCACATTCAAGATTTTGAATTTGATGCTGCTTTACAGTCTGGTTTAACTACAAAAAAGAAATTTAGCTTAAAAACGCCACTCTTTGGTTTGCTTTTTAAAGTTGAATCTTGGTTGCTTAACAAAGCAGATATTACCAGCACTATTAGCAATACGATGTTAGAAAAACTAAGTGCTAAAACAAAATCACCAACATATTTCTTACCTAATTGGGTAGACAATGAAAAGATAGACAAGACTTATAAAAAGCCTCATAAATATTTTTCATCTAATAAATTTAAAATTTTATATTCTGGCAATATAGGAGACAAACAAGATTGGGATACTTTTGTACAATATGCTTCAAAGTTAGATAAGCAAAGGTATGAACTCATTGTCATTGGAGACGGCTCAAAAAAAGCATGGCTAAAAGAAAACACGAAAACATTACCACAGGTTTCTCACTATGAACCTGTTCCCTATGAGGATTTAGGACATGTTCTTTCAAGTGCTCAATTGCATATTTTGTTTCAAAAAACAGAAATTGTTGATACAGTAATGCCCTCTAAAATATTAGGGATGATGGGTAGCTCTGTTCCATCTTTAGTAACTGGTAGCAGTTTATCTGAAGTTAAAAAAACAATTCAAGAGAGTGAAGGTGGTAAATACGTTGATGAAGCTGAGTTCAGTATTAATGCTCTTTTAACTTATACAGAATGTCTTTTTAATGATGAATCCTATTCACAAAAGATTGGTGAAAATGCAAAGTGCTATATCATTAGTAAATTCTCAAAAAATGTTATTTTAAAAGAAATGGAAAGTAGGATAGCAACTCTTTTAAAATAG